From the genome of Sediminibacter sp. Hel_I_10:
CCCATTGTGGGAACACATAGGCAATAATGATCACCATTATAATCGCCATTATAAATTTATCAAACTTTATGTGCATACTTTTTTCTATAAGCTAAATAAAAGCGCTGTGGTAAAACCGCAAAAGATGAGATCATACAAATCAGTAATCTTCACACGATCATATGAGCAACAGGATCTCATCCCGGGCAAATGTAAATAATTCCCATAGTTCAATTGAGATGAGATAAGAAAATAGACGATCCCATTATGGTATTAGCCTATAAAAAAGGTGAAAATATTAAAAATGCAATTCCTGTAGATATAATTGAACTTCAAAATAAATCTATGGATTCATATGTCGTTCTTATTAGAGGCAATTATAATATCATTGTTACGAATAGAAAAGACCAATCATTCAAATATGAGATAGAGGTCAAATAATTATGGCCTATATTGATTATCGCAAATCGTGGCTATTAAAGAAAAGCCGGTTGTCAAACGCATCTCAAGAAAAGAAATACGTCTAAACACATCAATGTCTTACTTAAGTATTTGATAGACAATAGTCTGATCAAGCCACATTAGCCATTGCCAATATTTGTGTAAACCGTTTTTATTATCCTTAGCAATGTAAATACTTAATGATTTAACAACGCTAGCCCAGCGCGCTCCATTGCTCATCCCTCAAGCACTCGTGAAAGGCCTGAGCTATACTTGGCATTATATTCATAAAATTCAGTATAAATTTTATAACTTATACACGTCGCTCAAAAATCATCCTATAATTTTTTTGAGTCTGAGATGTTACGGTCGACAAGGACCTAACTGAAAGAGAAAAAACACATTTACTAGTTGCCAAATATTGAGGATGATGAATTGCGCAAATACGTAGTTGCCAACATATGAACATCAACCAAAAGCTGTCAGTATCAGTAGAAAGTGGTTTGATTTTTGATTGAATTTTTTAAAAGAAAATGAAATATTTTTTAGGTATTGCCATTATCGTTATTTCAGCTTTTTCCAGTAGTAAATGCTGGGCTCAAGAGGAGCATTCTGAAGAAAATATTTTAAAAGCGATTCAGAAAAATGGTCGCAATTTTCTGAAAAACAAAAATCGCACCTCGGTATCTATCGGAATTTATAAAGATGGCCAAATGTACACCCAACACTTTGGGGAAATTGAAAAAGGCAAATCCAATCCACCAACTGACGAGACGATTTACGAAATAGGTTCCGTTACTAAAACAATGACAGGGTATTTGGTGGCTAGAGCTGTGCTGGAAGAAAAGTTAAAATTGGATGACGACATCAATACGTTTCTTCCAGGTGATTATTCAAATTTAAATTACATGGGCAAACCCATTACCATAAAGCATTTGCTCACACATACAAGTGGATTGCCAATGTTTCTGCCTATGAAAATGAACGGTGTGTTTGAAAAACTTAATGAAAACGTACCTAATGCCTATCTTGAATTGGAACAATCATACGACAAGCAAAAATTTCTAAGAGATTTGAAGACGGTGTCTATAACAGAAGCGCCAGGAGTAAACTATTCTTATTCCAACGCAGGAGCAGAGTTGATTGGATTTATTTTGGAAACAGTCTACCAAAAAACTATTGATCAATTATTTAAAGAAAGTTTTCTAACAGATTACAGAATGGTCGATACAGCCATTGAATTAAACAAAGCACAAAATGCAAAACTTGTCCGTGGCTATTGGATGGATAACACATCGTTTTCACCCAATCAGCTCAATAGGCTTTGGGCAACGGGAAGTGGCGCAAAGATGACAATCATCGATATGATGCATTATATCGATTTGCAATTGAATAGCAAAAACCCCATAATCTCTGAATCTCATAAGGTCTTATTCGAACAAGGGAAAACCTTAAAATTAGGATATTTCTGGAGAATTTGGAATGATAAATTCGGGACATCCTACAATCACCACGGCGGTACAATTGGAACTCAAAATTGGTTGTTTATTTTTCCAAAGTATAATTTAGGAATATCCATTATCACAAACCATAGTGGGCCTAAAACTCCGAATGAATTAAGTAAAACGGCAAAGAAACTACTCAAAGATATCATTGAAAACTAAATGGGCTGGGCGATATCGTTTCTCATTAGCCGAGACATCACCTAGCAAAATTACTCGGTTTGCTTATTGCAGATAAATCCTTCAGATTTTATTTTGGTTCGTTTGTCCTCACGAATAGCGTTGATGACATTACAACTATTTATGAAGAGTTAGATGTGTTTCAGGATGGGCAACCGTTGATGAAAACCTAGATTTTTGTAGAAATCACTGGATCTAAACAATCTAGAATCTTGGAAAAAATGAGATCATAAAAAAGCCTCGAATGATCGAGGCTTTTCTTTTTCATAACAAATTATTCCCAATTACTTAGGCATTACTACAGTGTCTATCACATGAATTACACCGTTGCTACCTTTTACATCTGTAGCTATAATTTCACTGTAATTTCCTTTGGCGTCTTTTAACCAAATCTTTTCATCCTTTTGCACTACGGTTAGAACTTCGCCATTTAATGCTTTTAATTCTACTATGCCGTTTCCTTTCTTTAAACCAGCTACAACGTCGGTTGCAGTGATATTACCAGATATAACGTGATATGTTAATATATTGGCCAATGCTTTCTGGTTTTTCTCTTCTAGCAGAGTGCTCAATGTTTTCGAATCAATTTTTTCGAAAGCTTTGTTTGTTGGAGCAAAAACCGTGAACGGACCCTCGGCTTGTAAAGCACCAACTAAATCTGCCGCTTTTAAAGCAGTGACTAAGGTTGAAAAATCTTCGTTTCCAACGGCTACATCTACTATTGTTTCTTGAGCAGTGGCATTTTGTGATAAGGTGAGGCTCATACTAATGGTTAAAATAAGTACTAACTTTTTCATAATTTTTGTTTTTAGTGGTTTGTATAGGTTTAAAGATAAGGCTCATTTCGCTTTGTTTAACTTATTTAACTTTTTATTAAACAAATTGTATTTCAATACAATGAGACTTTATCTCTTAAAAACAAAATAAAGTATATCTATAGCTCCCCAGAAAGAATAAAATTTGAAACAGATAAACAAGAATTTATAAACGTGCAACATCGCGCCTTATTCACTTGTTCGTTAGGTATTGGTTTTGCTCGGTCTTTTTGTAGTTGTAAAATCCTTAAGATTAGCCATTGGTTTGTTTTTTTTTACTAAATTAGTTGCTAGCCAAACCAACCTACTGCATACAATTGTGTTGGGAACAACACTTAAAAAATTACAAGTAATGAGAAACACTCGATATGCATTGATCCTTTTTATCAATTTATTATGTTTACGGCCTGTTCAAAAGATGATGAGACCGAACGCTGTCCGCTAACTGAAATCATTTCTATGGAAATCAATGGAGAAGTAAAGGAATTTGACGTTAATGGAAGAGGAATTGACTTAGATAGCGACGGCTCTGGTCATACCTTAAGTTTATGGCTATATACAGCAGATACGCAAACACAGGAGGATTCATATGCTATAATTATAAAACTTCCATACAAAAAAACAGGAACAAACATTATTGAAATGTTTAATTATTTACATTTTCAAGATGGAAGCTATCAAGATATTGATTTTGTTCAAGAAGCATTTCAAAATACTGTTACGGTTAACACAAATTCCTGTTTTAGTGCGACATTTTCTGGACATACCGTAGTGGATGGAAATGAAATTATCATAACAGAGGGAATGATTAATTACGTTTATGACGAAGCATTTGATTAGTCAAAACTATTGCTAAATTGCTTTTGAAATTGATAAGATTTTGATACTCAGAAAACGAAACTCAAACCTCTGGATGCAGCAATCAGGACCACATATAAGCATTGCGCCTGCCAAGAGGCAGGCGCAATGCTTATAGATCTTTAAAATTAAAGACATTCAGACGCTGGGCTTACTCGATAACTATCCTTTTCGAGATAGTTCCAATCTCAGATGAAATTTTCACCAGGTACAAGCCCTTAGCAAGTTCTGATGCATTGACTTCTGTTTCTGCATGAGCTACTAATACCAATTTTCCTGTAACGTCATAAATTGATACATTTTTTATAACTAGGTCTTGTGGCGCGCTTACTTTGAAAATGCCATGACTTGGATTTGGCACAATACGAAACTGTTGTTCTAATTCAAAAGTATGGGCACTTAGTTGAGGAGCATCGAATAGCTGAACTTCTGCTACTTGAATCATACTAGCCGTATTATTGCATTCTTGAATAAAATTAATTCTGTAATAGGAATAAGGATTTGTATTGTCAAAATCAAAAGTTCTAGTAAAGAATCGGTCTTCTATACAAGGAATATCAATCGTGGCAATACTGGTGAAATTAGTACCATCTATAGAACCGGCAATTTCAACTGAAGTTGGGTCTCTTGTGGGTTCGTCATTAGCCGTTGTAATATCTATAGATTGGGCTAACTCTGATGTCCCTCCCAAGTCTACAATAAAACCAGCACCATCATCTTCATCAAAATCTAAAAATTTTGTGGTAATGTTTCCGTCAATAATTTTATCAATCCCTTCTGATGACGGCGAATTAATTGTTAAATATCCAGTTACGGTCATAGACGGATCAAAAATAGGGGCTTGTGAAAAAGCATTTCCAAATAGAAATAAGGTAAGAACTGTAAAAGTAATTTTTCTCATGGTTTTTGTGGTTTTAGTGAGTATTTAGCTCTAAATATAAATAAAATGGTCACTAGATGTCAATCAAAACCCAAAATCATTTACAATAATGGAATAATCATAATTTCAATCATCTCATGTCTTAAAAATCACAAAGGATATCATAAATACGAGCGTCTAGGTATTACTTACGGTAATGCAATCCAACTCAATATGAGTTTTAAAATAATGAACCTTAAAGATGATTCATTTGGGGATATAACGCGTTGGAAAAAAAGTAAAAACGAAACATCATGATACATCTCATTTTGGTCAGTCTTAAAAGGAATTTAAGGCTGTCGGAATTTTAAAATGAAATCTATTCGGAATTACAGTATATAATGAATCCAAGACTTTTAATGGTATTATTGAATAAAACCCAGTTTAAAACGCCGTGTAGCATTAATTATGTGTTTTCAGTTTAAATCAGTTAACCATCCCAAATTGAAAAGACACAATTACCTTTAGTACAACACACAATGAAGCGGCACTCACATTACAAAAAAAGACGAAAACCACTTAGTTTTCGTCTTCAGGTTTCAAGAATTCTGACTGATACTTTTCTAAAAATGCTTGCTGCCTTGCAATCATCTGTTGCCTCATTTTATCAATAGCCATAACATCTGAACCAAAATCACTTCCAAAAAAATCGTCATTGAAGAAATGTTGGCTAAAAAGGGAATCATTAGAAAAAATAGGGTCAAACCCATCATTTTCAAATCTTGAGAAACTAGTAAAAAATCTTGATTTAAAAGCTTGCATCAGGCTATCGCGCTCAAACGGTGATAGCTTGTCGTAGTTGCCATCAGAAGACCAAGAATAGATACTGTCATATTTAATTAAATTCCCATTGTCATCATAAGTTTTATCTACTTTCCAATTGCCCTTGGGTGTTTCAACTATGTTGTCTTGACTTTCCTTGGTTTTCGAAGGGTTGATGTCATGAGATTGAGGGTTGCAACTCACACCCAACAACCCAATTATAACTAATAAAAATGGTGTTCTCATCACTTTAGGTTTTAGTTAAACTCACTTGGGAACTCACTTTTTGATCTTTTTAAAAAGCTGGTGAACAAATCACCGGTTTCTATCGTTTTAATCAACGTATTTTGATACAATACTCGAGATTGTTGTTTGCCATTTTAGTCCAAACACATTCCTAATACCTGTCATGATCAATCATGCCAAATATGAAATCTTTCTTTGTAACCTATTTCAAACATGCTTTTTTAGAGCGGCAAGGTTTCCTCTAACTTTTACCCAATCTCCAGATTTAAACTTTCTTCGCATCCTATTAAAATATAGAGATTAAACAATGTTGTAGTATAAAGGAGACTGATCGCTCAGTCTCCTTTCAAATAGCTGATATTTCAATCAAAAAAGTAAGTGAATCAATTATGAAATTTTAATGCTTCGTGCGGGCTTTTGTTTAGCCTCTTCTTTTTTAGGTAAGAGAATGTTCAAAATCCCTTCATTATAACTCGCATTAATTTTGTCATCATCTACGCTTTCAGGCAGAGTAAAGGTTCTTTTAAAAGAAGAGTAACCAAATTCTCTACGGGTATAATGCGCATCTTTGGCTTCATGTTCGTCCTTTGTCTCTGTAGAAATTGATAATAATTGATTGTCAATATCAATATTGAAATCAGACTTTTTCAGACCAGGAACTGCCATTTCTACAATAAAAGCATCAGCGGTTTCTTTGATGTTTACTTTTGGTAATGTCATTCCAGTATTGAAGTTTGATGTAAATACTGAGGGCAGATCTCGATTAAAGATATCGTCTATCCAATTTGATAAGGTTGGGAAGTTTTGATTTGAATTATTGTTCGCTAAACTTCCGTTTTTAGGAACACTAACTAAATTGCTCATAATTACAAAATTTTAAATTAAACATTATTTCAAATTTGAAATCCCTATCGATTTCGCTAGCTATAAAACAAAAAAAATACCAAAATAGATTCATGATAGATTTCCCTACCAATTTTAAGGAAATCAGCTATTGTAGTGTCAATTTTTCAGAATTATGGTCGTTTTTAACCTAAATAAGTGTCAAATTGACATTTTAAAGATAAAATAGGACATGACAATTACAATATTTATAATACACATAGATAATCGTTTGCCTCTACAACATCCAGAGTTCATCTTTCCGTATGTCCAGATGGCGTTCGTAATCCCAATTTACTCAAAAGATCAGATAGTGCTGCCTGCGGTTTCTTTTCTTTTACTATTTTAGTTGCATAATAACGCAACTAACCATATACAAGCCTGTTGTGCGTAATTGGAAAAACTGAAATTAAAAAGAATAAGGGGATTGCATAGTATTGATAGCCTACCTTGGAATCCATATGATCGCCAGATTAAGAGATCTGCTCAACACATACCACCCAGAACAGATGCAGCAGCTCTGTTTCTAATTCCTTTGATCTACGTTTTCCTAATATTTGGTAGGTATCATAAATGATTTTGTAACAACAGAACCTCCTCTTAAGGTTGGCCAAAAGCCAATTGACAATGTAATAAAAGACTAAAACAACTACACAAATGAACACATTTCTAAAACACCTATTCTTTTTCTTTGTGACTATTGCAGCAATACATCCCGTACAGGCTCAAGATTGCAAGTGCATTGAAGTATATGAAAAGGCTGTAAAGGCATATGAAGAAAATTATTCATTATTTGTTTACAAAGTCACCACCGAGAACAGAGATCTGTACAATGCACACAAAGCGATAATTCGAGACAGGGCAAATGAAAGCACCAGTTTAAGGGATTGTAAAAAGGTTCTTGAGCAGTATCTTCAATTCTTCAGAGATGGACATAATTATATTCTTGATTCCGATAACCAAGTTAGTGAGCCCTATATGGAGAATGTAGAGGTAATTGAAGCGCAATTCAGGGACAATTATAAAAAACAAGCCTATCATCTCAATCCGCTTTTAGGAATTTGGAAAAGAGGCAGCTATACTGTTGCCATTATGCCAAGTCAGAATCATAGTAAGCCGAAAAGAGATTTTGTTGGGGTTGTACTAGAAAGCAGCAATACCAATTGGCAAAAAGGGCAAGTTAAGTTTGAACTGTATTCAAATTTTGGCACCTCCTATCAAATCAACTATATGATGGGCAATCATACGGTAAAAAGTACCTCTGGTGTACAAAAAGATTATGGCGTACTTGAAATAGAGGAGATAGGCGAATGGGAAAAGCTATGGCCAGAAGTAGAGAACAAGAAGCAACTTAGCGAGATTGAACTTAAATACGATGAGTTTCATATAAGTTATATTGATGAAATACCATACCTAAGACTGCCAGATTTTTATTCTGTTGAACCAGAATATGTAGATAGCATCATGAAAGCAAATCACGACAAGATTTTAAAATCTGATTTTATGGTGGTTGATATAAGAGGAAATACTGGCGGGAGTGATGCCACTTATTTTCCAGTTCTTCCTTACCTCTTAACCGGTCCTATCACCTTACCCTCCAACGGGTTTTGGCTTAGTGAGGATAACACAGAACATCTCATAAATGCATTTGCGGCCTCCAATGGTTTAACTGTTGAAGAATATGCAGAGAAAGAAAAAACGGAATACCAGATGTTTGTAGAAAATAAAGGGACTGCTTATTTTAAAGGAACAGGAGAATGGACGTTTACGGCAGACACTATTTACAATGGCCCCAAAAAGGTGATTGTTTTAACAGATAAGGAGGTCTATAGCTCTGGTGAAACCTTTGTATATCGCGTCAATCAAAGTGATAAAGTGGTCGTCTATGGTCAAAATACGGCTGGGGTTGTCGATGGCTTTAACGGCTTTCATTTAGACTTAGGGTGTTTTACGGTGGCATATCCTACGTCCTACCGCGCACCCGATATTAAAGAAAACCCTATTGATCCTTACGGTATTGCACCAGATGTTTATGTCAGTGAGAAAGAAGATCTCTTGGCTTATGCCATAAAACACATGACGCAATTACTCAAAAACGAAAGTCGCTAATAGAAATAATAAGGCCCCGATGCTAACACATATTTCTCCGTAACTATCTGTTCTCAACTACCTCTTAAAACCCTCTTATATTTTCTATATGGGGTGTACTTATAAAGCTAGAAGCTAAATCAATCAAGCTGCTCATATTATGTAATTACGTTAGGAGTGGCCAAAATCTACAAATAAATACAACAACAGCACACTCCCAAATTCTATCCTCAACTACTAATCCACCACCCTCAAAATACGCATAGATCTACGTATAGTTTATGTGGTTTATTTGCAGTCACTTGAAAAAGTGATGCCCGAGATCAACCAATCATTCCAAAACTTCGACCTTGTCAATTCCTAGGTTGACAATTCCTATGAGAACTACATATCTAACCTAGTATTTTCTTATACAGCATTGCGAAATACCACTTCATCTTTTTGAACTCAGTTTAGTTTTCTAATAGTTTCATTTTATAGCAGCAAAAACCAACGTTTAGAGCCGTAAAACCTTGTTTTTAAGATTTTTACTACAAATTTCATTAAAAAAGAGCTTAAATATACGTAGTTCTACGTATAGCTTATAATATGTATTTTTAGTTACTTGTAGGACGTAATAATCAAGACCAAAACAATCTATATGAAAAACAAGTTTAAAACAATCCTACTGCTTCTTTCAATAAGTCTTCTTGCAAGTTGTAAGACAATATTGATTAGTGAAAAGAAAGTTCCAATGGAAAAAATATGTGGCAGTAGCGCAGATTACGATTGTAGAGCTACAGGTTTTGGTTCTGCAACACCAACTTACAGAAACTATAAAAAGGAACGACCAAATGTTTCTGGGAAAGGAAAATATGCTGGATTGGGTCGAAGTGCTGATATTCGAAAAAATATATTTCACAATACTTATAGTGTTTTAGAATTAGATAGCAATGAAGTGAATATTGAAAAAACTGAAATAGATTATGACTTGAAAAAAGACAATCTGACCAAAATTGTTGCTGGCTTGAATGCTGAATTGAAAAAGCAGAAAATAAGTGCTGATGCAAAACTTCAAATAAAAAACGATTTTGAAAAAGCCCTGAAAAACTCTCTTGTAATTAAAGCTTATATAGAAACCTATACTATGACTGGTGGAATACAAGACAGTATCCGTGACGCCTACGATGGAATTAATACCACAAAAAGATATACAGATGCAGTAGCGAGATTAAAAGAGAAAGATAGACCCTTAATAAGACAGGTTATTGTTATTAGAGAAATTTGTGAATTCAATGAGAATAAAAATGTGATAAATATTTTGGAACCAATTCTAAATGCTAATATCGGAGAAGGAAATGCAAAAGCCAATGCTGTTTTAACTGGAACTTTGAAAAGAGATAAAGTAGAAAATTTTGCGACTGAATATGACAAAACTACTGTTTATAGTTACGGCTATTTTAGCGATGATTGGATGTATAAAAAATAATGTTTTATAACACTGTGTATAATAAATTGATTTGGCTAGTGCGTACTCGGAAAATCCTACCGATTTCTATCTAGTTCGTTTTCTTTTATTGTTTGAGTTGCTTACCAACACAACTAAACATACACAATTACGTTGCATTACAGTAGACGTAACGAACTAAAAAAAATAAACGAAAACGTTATGCAATGAAAAAACTGAAAATAATACTAGGTATTTTAATGGGTTGCTTGATCCTCTCCTGTTCATCAGATGATGATTCAGCTTATAACTCAAATGGCTTTAAGGTGAATGGCGTTAATTATGCCACAGACTTTGCGTACTCAACTTCTGGAGGTAGTGGAAGCCCTATTGAAGTATTAATTTTTTCTTCAACAGATAGATATTTACCTTCTTTTTTAGAAAACAGAGGGCGTTTTGATTTGAGATACACTGGCGACCAATTAACTCCTGGTACCTATTCAGGAAATGCATTGGGCAGTGTTATCGAATTTACAAAAGACATTGAAAAAGCCGATGGCGCTTTTGTATCGTTTGGAGAAGATTTGGCTTTTACCTCTAATGGCACTAATGTGTCCGGTGCTGCTCAAGTAAACTCCGTAACTTATAATGCTGAGGGCGATATCATCCAAATTGATATTGATTATAATTTTAGTTGGGATGGTACTGAGATTTTAGGAAGTTATAGTGGGGAAGTGGGAATAGATCCTTAAAAGCAAAATAGAATTTTTTGTTTTTTTTGAATGTCTCTTTTAAAGAGATGGTCAACAACTATTTGTAAAAAGAGCCACCGAACCCCATTTCAAACCCAATCTTTTAATCGCTCAACAGCTGCGCTC
Proteins encoded in this window:
- a CDS encoding Hsp20/alpha crystallin family protein; translated protein: MSNLVSVPKNGSLANNNSNQNFPTLSNWIDDIFNRDLPSVFTSNFNTGMTLPKVNIKETADAFIVEMAVPGLKKSDFNIDIDNQLLSISTETKDEHEAKDAHYTRREFGYSSFKRTFTLPESVDDDKINASYNEGILNILLPKKEEAKQKPARSIKIS
- a CDS encoding T9SS type A sorting domain-containing protein; this encodes MRKITFTVLTLFLFGNAFSQAPIFDPSMTVTGYLTINSPSSEGIDKIIDGNITTKFLDFDEDDGAGFIVDLGGTSELAQSIDITTANDEPTRDPTSVEIAGSIDGTNFTSIATIDIPCIEDRFFTRTFDFDNTNPYSYYRINFIQECNNTASMIQVAEVQLFDAPQLSAHTFELEQQFRIVPNPSHGIFKVSAPQDLVIKNVSIYDVTGKLVLVAHAETEVNASELAKGLYLVKISSEIGTISKRIVIE
- a CDS encoding serine hydrolase → MKYFLGIAIIVISAFSSSKCWAQEEHSEENILKAIQKNGRNFLKNKNRTSVSIGIYKDGQMYTQHFGEIEKGKSNPPTDETIYEIGSVTKTMTGYLVARAVLEEKLKLDDDINTFLPGDYSNLNYMGKPITIKHLLTHTSGLPMFLPMKMNGVFEKLNENVPNAYLELEQSYDKQKFLRDLKTVSITEAPGVNYSYSNAGAELIGFILETVYQKTIDQLFKESFLTDYRMVDTAIELNKAQNAKLVRGYWMDNTSFSPNQLNRLWATGSGAKMTIIDMMHYIDLQLNSKNPIISESHKVLFEQGKTLKLGYFWRIWNDKFGTSYNHHGGTIGTQNWLFIFPKYNLGISIITNHSGPKTPNELSKTAKKLLKDIIEN
- a CDS encoding S41 family peptidase, whose translation is MNTFLKHLFFFFVTIAAIHPVQAQDCKCIEVYEKAVKAYEENYSLFVYKVTTENRDLYNAHKAIIRDRANESTSLRDCKKVLEQYLQFFRDGHNYILDSDNQVSEPYMENVEVIEAQFRDNYKKQAYHLNPLLGIWKRGSYTVAIMPSQNHSKPKRDFVGVVLESSNTNWQKGQVKFELYSNFGTSYQINYMMGNHTVKSTSGVQKDYGVLEIEEIGEWEKLWPEVENKKQLSEIELKYDEFHISYIDEIPYLRLPDFYSVEPEYVDSIMKANHDKILKSDFMVVDIRGNTGGSDATYFPVLPYLLTGPITLPSNGFWLSEDNTEHLINAFAASNGLTVEEYAEKEKTEYQMFVENKGTAYFKGTGEWTFTADTIYNGPKKVIVLTDKEVYSSGETFVYRVNQSDKVVVYGQNTAGVVDGFNGFHLDLGCFTVAYPTSYRAPDIKENPIDPYGIAPDVYVSEKEDLLAYAIKHMTQLLKNESR
- a CDS encoding fasciclin domain-containing protein, which encodes MKKLVLILTISMSLTLSQNATAQETIVDVAVGNEDFSTLVTALKAADLVGALQAEGPFTVFAPTNKAFEKIDSKTLSTLLEEKNQKALANILTYHVISGNITATDVVAGLKKGNGIVELKALNGEVLTVVQKDEKIWLKDAKGNYSEIIATDVKGSNGVIHVIDTVVMPK